GTGGTAACCCCCGTCGGACACTTGCCTGTCTCACATTTCTGCGCCTGGATGCATCCAATGGCAAGCAGGGCTTCGCGTGCAACGGCAATCATGTCGCAGCCCATGCCGCAGGCGAGGAGTGCACTTTCCGGGAAGCCCAGTTTGCCCGCACCGATGAAAACAATGTGGTCTTGCAAGTCTTGTTCAGCCATCGCAAGATACACGTGTTTGAACGCTGCGCGGAAAGGCAACGATACGTGGTCTGAAAACACCAGCGGGCCGGCGCCCGTGCCACCTTCGCCACCATCAACTGCGATGAAGTCTACTGCCCGGTCGGTTGAAGCCATCAGCTTCGCAAGGTCATGCCAGAACTGAAGATCACCTACGGCAGATTTAATACCAACAGGCAGTCCGGATGCTGCAGCAATTTCTTCAACCAAATCCAGCATTTCATCGATGTCGCTAAATGCGCGGTGCCCATTCGGGCTCAAGCAGTCTTTGCCTACTGGAATACCACGGATACTTGCTATTTCAGGTGTTACTTTTGCGCCCGGCAACACCCCGCCAAGCCCTGGTTTGGCACCCTGGCTCAGTTTTAACTCAATGGCGCGGATTTGCGGATGTTTGTCAACCGTCTCCAGCAGCTTGGGCAGGCTAAATCCTCCATCTTCAGCGCGGCATCCAAAATACCCCGTTCCTATTTGCCAGATTAACTCACCACCTTTAAGGTGATAGGGCGATACGCCACCTTCGCCTGTATTGTGCAGGCAGCCCGATGCACTACATCCTTCATTGATCGCACGAATGGCGGCTGAGCTTAGGGAGCCGAAACTCATTCCGGAGACATTAATGATCGAAGAGGGGCGGAATTGTTTTGTGCGTTCCCGATAGCCCCCGAGTACTTTGGCAGCCGGAATACGGTACTGGTCATCGTAGCCTGGTTCGCCGGGATGTGTGCCGGCGAGCGGGAAGGCGCTGTGTTTATAGATCAGATAATCTTTTGTCGTTTCAAAGTTATTGTCTGAGCCAAAACCGAAGTAGTTGTTTTGCTTCTTGGATGAGCTGTAGACCCAGCGCCGCTGGTCTCGGCTAAACGGACGCTCTTCATTGTTGTTGGTTACAATGTACTGTCGCAGTTCCGGCCCAACCCGCTCAAGGAGGTAGCGCAAGTGACCAACAAGCGGAAAATTACGGAGGATCGCGTGTTTCTTTTGGAAGAGGTCGTGCAGCAAAATAAGCAGCAAGGCAGCTGCGGCAATCAAGAAATAAATCATAGTCAGGTAATCCTGTAGCAGGATGGGTGCCGTATTGGGTCGGACGTGCAATACCCTTAGGGTGATTGACTGAAGGCACGCGAAAGCGATGGTGTATTAAAAATTACTTGGTCTTGATTATAGTCATCGGGCAACAGGCTAAGGTAAGCAGTGGTGTACATCTTGCTACGGCATCCTGTATTTTATCAAAGAGAGTATAAACGGGGATACGTATGCCCGGATGGATGACACCAAAGCCATCAACGGCCTGGACAGGTGCAAAGAGTGCGCCAGGCAGTAAGGTAGATGCTTTTTTGCAAATTTGCATTCTGGTCTGAGCGTAAAAAGTTAAGATAACCATTTTTTGCTCGAACAGAATCGCTGATTGTCTATCGCGTGGCTGCAGCAAAGAAATCAAGGCCGGCTGCTATGCGTTAGGCAATCACTCGTGATGAGTCTAGGGAGTGGACCAGCATTTCCCCAACTTCTGTTTATATCTGCTTAATATACCTGTAGCGATGGGCGGTATAAAATTTATTCAGGTCAGGTGACGGTTGACGCTGAGAATCCTGCGTCGGATTTTCATCGTCCCATTTTTCGCGTAATTTGTTGTATACTTTGCCCGCTTGTTTCTACTGAACACCCTACAGAGATGAATCGACGCCGATTTCTTGCGCAAGGTGCCGGCGCTGCCGCGCTTCCTTCCTTGTATCCGCTTGCCGGGTTGTGGCAGCATGACAACCATATTTCCTGCAATCTGTACACCTGGTTAACCTATTACCGCCGGGAAGGAAAAGATTTTTATGCAGACATAGATGCTGGCCTGGCCGCGGTTGCCTCAAGCGGAGTCGACGGTATTGAGCCTTCAATTACCTCAACAGATCAGGTAGATGAGATAGCGCCTTTGCTCGAAAAGCACGGACTTAAAATGCGCTCCATCTATGTGAACAGTAAGTTTCACGAGGCAGGAGATGCAGAAGACAGCATTGCGCAAGTGTTGAAAATTGCTGACAGTTGCAAGGCACTGGGTACCAAAATTATTGTTATCAACCCGAGTCCGTTGGGGTGGAATAGTCCGGAGAACAAAACCGATGCGCAGCTGCGAGTACAGGCTGTGGCCCTCCAGCAGCTTGGTGCCGAATTGTACAACCGTGGCCTGACGCTTGCCTACCACACACACGACAGCGAGTTCAGGGCCGGCGCGCGCGAGTTTCATCATATGATGCTGTCTACAAACCCGCGACACGTAACCTTTTGCCTGGATGTACACTGGGTGTACCGGGGCTCTGAAAATTCCAATGTTGCCTTGTTCGATGT
This genomic window from Bacteroidota bacterium contains:
- a CDS encoding FMN-binding glutamate synthase family protein translates to MIYFLIAAAALLLILLHDLFQKKHAILRNFPLVGHLRYLLERVGPELRQYIVTNNNEERPFSRDQRRWVYSSSKKQNNYFGFGSDNNFETTKDYLIYKHSAFPLAGTHPGEPGYDDQYRIPAAKVLGGYRERTKQFRPSSIINVSGMSFGSLSSAAIRAINEGCSASGCLHNTGEGGVSPYHLKGGELIWQIGTGYFGCRAEDGGFSLPKLLETVDKHPQIRAIELKLSQGAKPGLGGVLPGAKVTPEIASIRGIPVGKDCLSPNGHRAFSDIDEMLDLVEEIAAASGLPVGIKSAVGDLQFWHDLAKLMASTDRAVDFIAVDGGEGGTGAGPLVFSDHVSLPFRAAFKHVYLAMAEQDLQDHIVFIGAGKLGFPESALLACGMGCDMIAVAREALLAIGCIQAQKCETGKCPTGVTTHNKWLVRGLDPTDKGARLANYLITLRKEIKRLCHAGGVAHPAMITLDHFEIMDGPFSSRNAREVFGYTAYQDKPGPNEDNYVNNIFLNKN
- a CDS encoding sugar phosphate isomerase/epimerase, giving the protein MNRRRFLAQGAGAAALPSLYPLAGLWQHDNHISCNLYTWLTYYRREGKDFYADIDAGLAAVASSGVDGIEPSITSTDQVDEIAPLLEKHGLKMRSIYVNSKFHEAGDAEDSIAQVLKIADSCKALGTKIIVINPSPLGWNSPENKTDAQLRVQAVALQQLGAELYNRGLTLAYHTHDSEFRAGAREFHHMMLSTNPRHVTFCLDVHWVYRGSENSNVALFDVIDLYGERISELHIRQSLNHIWTETFGEGDIDYASVVEVLRRKNLRPFLVLEQAAEEGTPATLSPVEVHRVSQKAMRKIFAPLG